In the Leptotrichia sp. oral taxon 212 genome, one interval contains:
- a CDS encoding outer membrane beta-barrel protein yields MKKTLAVTVCAIFLSALTAYAEGNIVEFRAGFSPSPKFDVTPSKKAKPSFEIGAEYRYAVTNNTEIGGGIAYQNHGKLKKFTDIEDSFLRVEVQDTKLYNSVPIYLTAKYNFRNDSDFVPYIKANLGYSFNSGSKSSNYKTYSKVTGAVLDEGKLKDFSVDDGIYYAVGAGMTYRGFNIDLSYQVNSADMKGTRYDGRTDSGSADNRRITLGFGYQFGF; encoded by the coding sequence ATGAAAAAAACATTGGCAGTAACAGTATGTGCCATATTCCTGTCAGCTCTGACAGCATATGCTGAAGGGAATATTGTAGAGTTCAGGGCAGGATTTTCTCCAAGCCCTAAGTTTGATGTGACACCTTCAAAGAAGGCAAAGCCTTCATTTGAGATAGGTGCCGAGTACCGTTATGCAGTAACGAATAATACAGAGATTGGGGGAGGTATCGCATACCAGAACCATGGAAAACTGAAAAAGTTCACAGACATAGAAGACAGCTTTCTGCGTGTGGAAGTGCAGGATACAAAGCTATATAATTCAGTTCCTATTTATCTGACGGCAAAGTATAATTTCAGAAATGACAGCGACTTTGTACCGTACATAAAGGCAAACCTGGGATATTCCTTTAATTCAGGAAGCAAAAGCAGTAACTATAAGACATACAGCAAGGTAACAGGTGCTGTACTTGACGAGGGGAAACTTAAGGACTTTTCGGTAGATGACGGTATCTACTATGCAGTAGGTGCAGGAATGACATACAGAGGATTCAACATTGACCTTTCCTATCAGGTAAACAGTGCCGACATGAAGGGTACAAGATATGACGGCAGAACTGATTCGGGAAGTGCCGACAACAGAAGAATAACACTGGGATTCGGATACCAGTTCGGATTCTAG
- the hisS gene encoding histidine--tRNA ligase, translating to MISVLKGMKDRHSDDVRKYDFIVDTAKEVFSKYGFERIITPILEETELFRRSVGDETDVVSKEMYEFKDKGNRSVSMRPEGTAGVVRAYLEAGLHKSDPIVKWFYNGPMYRYEAPQKGRYREFHQVGAEIFGIRSPYLDAEIIRMGCEFLEKLGITGLTVEINSLGNIESRKKYIEDLKAFMAERLDKLSEDSKKRYEKNPLRALDSKDKGDQEQFKDAPKLYDYLDEESKKYFEDTKKYLELLNIKYIENSKLVRGLDYYSDTVFEIKSDKLGAQATVLAGGRYDRLLEILDNVKIPAIGFAAGMERIAMLMDENLIGNKENGVYIVYFDDTKEYFIKTLEELRKNDIKASFDYNPKSFGAQMKKANKINAEYVLILGEEEQKENVVTLKKFSTGEQEKYSLDKVIEIVKD from the coding sequence ATGATAAGTGTTTTAAAGGGAATGAAGGACAGACATTCTGATGATGTGAGAAAATATGATTTTATAGTTGATACGGCAAAGGAAGTATTTTCAAAATACGGGTTTGAAAGAATAATAACTCCAATTCTTGAGGAAACGGAACTTTTCAGAAGAAGTGTCGGAGATGAAACAGATGTGGTGTCAAAGGAAATGTATGAATTTAAGGACAAGGGAAACAGAAGCGTGTCAATGCGTCCGGAAGGGACTGCAGGAGTTGTAAGGGCCTACCTTGAAGCCGGTCTGCACAAATCAGATCCGATTGTAAAATGGTTCTATAATGGTCCTATGTACAGATATGAGGCGCCTCAGAAGGGAAGATACAGGGAATTTCATCAGGTGGGAGCAGAAATATTCGGGATAAGAAGCCCTTATCTTGATGCGGAAATAATAAGAATGGGATGCGAATTTCTGGAAAAACTGGGAATAACAGGATTGACAGTTGAAATAAACAGTCTTGGAAATATAGAATCTAGAAAAAAATATATTGAAGACCTGAAGGCTTTCATGGCTGAAAGACTTGATAAACTGAGTGAAGATTCAAAGAAAAGATATGAGAAAAATCCTTTGAGAGCATTAGATTCCAAAGATAAGGGAGATCAGGAACAGTTTAAGGATGCTCCGAAATTGTATGATTATCTCGATGAGGAAAGTAAGAAGTATTTTGAAGATACAAAAAAATATCTTGAGCTGCTGAATATAAAATATATTGAAAATTCTAAGCTTGTAAGGGGACTGGACTACTATTCAGATACTGTATTTGAGATAAAATCTGATAAACTTGGAGCACAGGCGACAGTCCTTGCAGGTGGAAGATATGACAGGCTCCTTGAAATACTTGATAATGTAAAAATACCTGCGATAGGATTTGCGGCAGGAATGGAAAGAATAGCAATGCTTATGGATGAAAATCTTATTGGAAATAAGGAAAATGGAGTATATATAGTATATTTTGATGATACAAAGGAATACTTTATAAAAACTCTGGAAGAATTAAGAAAAAATGACATTAAGGCAAGTTTTGACTATAATCCAAAAAGCTTTGGAGCACAGATGAAAAAAGCAAATAAAATCAATGCGGAATATGTGCTGATTTTAGGCGAAGAGGAACAAAAGGAAAATGTTGTTACATTGAAAAAGTTTAGTACAGGAGAGCAAGAAAAGTATTCTCTGGATAAAGTGATAGAAATAGTTAAAGATTAG
- a CDS encoding PTS transporter subunit EIIC, producing the protein MDNIEIANRIVELSGGKRNIVSNSVYKTELIIKVKKINKIEISNFMEIGEALGVTAEEGNIIKILFRADRINLIAEELSKITRTRLNEITEEEREREKEKKESQDIQKISSEISQKIEKIEKEKISEERKKELEELKKLSPLSRFLKKILNVFIPLLPVLIATGFIHGITNIADILPEGRFFTETWWYQVLKTIGWMAYTYLPVFVCMNTAKEFKGNRILGGITGLMFVSNSSMPLLSMVNRLPVILPFSHKPYFPEIGGLVIVLIAGIIVAFVERGLKRIMPGILKEVVVPLLTLIISVFTVIFLTQPFGGLLIKQIYESLNILFEQMEVLGGLVLSIVFIPLSLLGLQGGLLSINSILNDPEGPTKGLNYIVPVLMMASGGQIGAAVAIFIKTKNKKIKKIIRSALPVSVIGVSEPLIYTVTLPLIRPFITACIGSGAGGTLAAFFNLSTVKSNILGFFGFLTVAKGTHFFFIAAMMGAYLGGFILTYFFGINEKRINEVYGK; encoded by the coding sequence ATGGATAATATTGAGATAGCGAATCGGATAGTGGAGCTTTCAGGTGGGAAGAGAAATATAGTTTCAAATTCTGTCTATAAAACAGAACTGATTATAAAAGTAAAAAAAATTAATAAGATTGAAATAAGTAATTTTATGGAGATAGGGGAAGCTCTTGGTGTTACTGCGGAAGAAGGCAATATAATTAAGATACTTTTCAGGGCTGACAGAATAAATCTAATAGCAGAAGAACTTTCTAAAATAACAAGAACAAGATTGAATGAAATAACAGAAGAAGAAAGGGAAAGAGAAAAAGAAAAAAAGGAATCACAGGATATACAGAAAATAAGTTCTGAAATTTCCCAGAAAATTGAAAAAATTGAAAAGGAAAAAATTAGTGAAGAAAGAAAGAAGGAACTGGAAGAACTGAAAAAACTGAGTCCATTGTCAAGATTTCTGAAAAAGATTCTGAATGTGTTTATTCCTCTGCTTCCTGTACTTATTGCTACGGGATTTATACATGGAATTACAAATATAGCTGATATTCTGCCTGAAGGTAGATTCTTTACAGAAACATGGTGGTATCAGGTTTTAAAGACAATAGGCTGGATGGCATATACATATCTGCCGGTTTTTGTGTGCATGAATACAGCAAAGGAATTTAAAGGTAACAGGATTTTAGGAGGAATTACAGGACTAATGTTTGTCAGTAATTCATCCATGCCTTTACTGAGCATGGTTAACAGATTGCCGGTAATACTTCCTTTCAGTCATAAGCCTTATTTTCCTGAAATAGGGGGATTAGTGATAGTTCTGATTGCAGGAATAATAGTGGCTTTTGTGGAAAGAGGACTGAAAAGAATAATGCCTGGAATATTGAAAGAGGTTGTTGTTCCTTTGCTGACATTGATTATTTCAGTATTTACAGTTATTTTTTTGACACAGCCATTTGGTGGATTGCTAATAAAACAGATATATGAAAGTCTGAATATATTGTTTGAACAGATGGAAGTTTTGGGAGGGCTTGTCCTATCTATTGTTTTTATACCTCTGTCATTGCTTGGATTACAGGGAGGGCTGCTTTCAATAAACAGTATATTAAATGACCCTGAAGGGCCTACAAAAGGACTGAACTATATTGTACCGGTTCTTATGATGGCGTCAGGAGGACAGATAGGTGCAGCAGTTGCAATATTTATTAAAACAAAGAATAAAAAAATAAAAAAAATAATAAGGAGTGCTCTTCCTGTGAGCGTAATCGGAGTATCAGAACCACTTATATACACGGTAACATTACCTCTGATACGGCCATTTATTACGGCATGTATAGGATCCGGAGCTGGAGGAACTCTGGCGGCATTTTTTAATTTGAGTACAGTAAAATCAAATATACTGGGATTTTTTGGATTTTTAACGGTTGCAAAAGGAACTCATTTCTTTTTTATAGCGGCAATGATGGGAGCATATCTTGGAGGATTTATACTGACTTACTTTTTTGGAATAAATGAAAAAAGGATAAATGAGGTTTATGGGAAGTAG
- a CDS encoding ShlB/FhaC/HecB family hemolysin secretion/activation protein, whose protein sequence is MKKMKSLLPVLAMIIIAGSNVRAEKKILKNELPKTEREFLENGNDRMIDLDDGNEVQPQDGEGQPKFLIKRIVLKRPKDGIKPLVSEKKLNGIVKEYENRELGISDLKQLVKRLNGEYSSKGFITTRVYLEPDQNIQEGTVRLVALEGKLEDVILDGDTPKDRRRAFFAFTNEKGKVLNISHIDNGIDNLNRVESNSSKINIVPGTKQGYSKIIVESEKKKPFRFIVSYEGTQKDREKYRVSMEYDNLFGINDSISASYRGDMGKLAKKKGHKDEYAESYSFGYSFPFKSWSFSLSHDRSEDNSLFLGTTGNFNMKTKSRETGINATKLLYRDSGMKLNLSMGINVKSERTYLAETRLETQDRNITAATVGINGMFKPFKGIATYSLSYSKGIKGFRAKEDNPYNAGTFLTQPVDKSDSRYQFDKVNLNLSYYRPFYFNNQGITLRTVFNGQYSKDSLFSSEKFSIGGFDTVKGFPSSVSGDKGYSTKLELSYILPSDDSRTGQFLYKVRPYIEADLGKVRNSYNSYGDSKGQIVTLSSYSAGIRYYGETVTLDFGVAKTDRGRSLLKADPHRGFVSVTASF, encoded by the coding sequence ATGAAGAAAATGAAGAGCCTGCTTCCTGTACTTGCGATGATAATCATTGCAGGAAGTAATGTGAGGGCTGAAAAGAAGATACTGAAGAATGAGCTTCCAAAGACGGAAAGGGAGTTCCTTGAAAATGGGAATGACAGGATGATAGACCTTGATGACGGGAACGAAGTACAGCCACAGGATGGTGAGGGGCAGCCTAAATTCCTCATAAAAAGGATAGTACTTAAAAGACCGAAGGATGGTATAAAACCCCTTGTAAGTGAAAAGAAGCTGAACGGAATAGTTAAGGAATATGAAAACAGGGAACTGGGCATCAGTGACCTGAAACAGCTTGTAAAAAGACTGAACGGTGAGTATTCTTCAAAAGGTTTCATAACGACAAGGGTATACCTTGAGCCTGACCAGAACATACAGGAAGGTACAGTAAGACTTGTAGCGCTGGAAGGAAAGCTTGAGGATGTCATACTTGACGGAGATACTCCTAAGGACAGGAGAAGGGCATTTTTCGCCTTTACAAACGAAAAGGGGAAGGTGCTCAATATTTCACATATAGATAACGGAATAGACAACCTGAACAGGGTGGAGTCAAACAGTTCAAAGATAAACATAGTCCCCGGGACGAAACAGGGATATTCAAAAATAATAGTGGAATCAGAAAAGAAGAAGCCATTCAGGTTCATAGTCAGCTATGAGGGTACACAGAAGGACAGGGAAAAGTACAGGGTATCGATGGAATATGATAATCTCTTTGGGATAAATGACAGCATATCAGCATCATACAGGGGCGACATGGGGAAACTTGCAAAGAAGAAGGGACATAAGGACGAATATGCTGAAAGCTATTCATTCGGATATTCATTCCCTTTCAAGAGCTGGAGCTTCTCACTGTCACATGACAGGTCAGAAGACAACAGCCTTTTCCTTGGAACAACAGGAAACTTCAATATGAAGACGAAAAGCAGGGAAACAGGGATAAATGCTACAAAACTTCTTTACAGGGATTCCGGTATGAAGCTCAATCTTTCGATGGGAATTAATGTAAAAAGTGAAAGGACATACCTTGCTGAAACAAGGCTTGAAACACAGGACAGAAATATAACGGCTGCAACTGTGGGGATAAACGGGATGTTCAAGCCGTTTAAGGGAATAGCGACATACAGCCTCAGCTACTCCAAAGGTATAAAGGGATTCAGGGCAAAGGAGGACAACCCTTACAATGCGGGGACATTCCTGACACAGCCTGTGGATAAGTCAGACAGCAGATACCAGTTTGACAAGGTGAACCTTAATCTCAGTTATTACAGACCGTTCTATTTTAATAATCAGGGGATAACTTTAAGGACAGTGTTTAATGGACAGTATTCAAAGGATTCACTGTTTTCAAGTGAAAAATTCAGCATAGGGGGATTTGACACTGTAAAGGGATTCCCGTCATCAGTATCCGGAGATAAGGGATACAGCACAAAGCTGGAACTGAGCTACATACTGCCTTCGGATGACAGCAGGACAGGACAGTTCCTGTATAAGGTAAGACCGTATATAGAAGCGGATCTGGGAAAGGTAAGGAACAGCTACAATTCATACGGAGACAGTAAAGGGCAGATAGTAACCCTGTCAAGCTATTCGGCAGGAATCAGATATTACGGAGAAACTGTTACACTTGATTTCGGAGTGGCAAAGACTGACAGAGGGAGAAGCCTTTTAAAGGCAGACCCGCATAGGGGATTTGTCTCAGTGACAGCCTCATTCTAA
- a CDS encoding thymidylate kinase — protein MGKLIIIEGTDGSGKQTQTGLLYEKLCEIKGREKVRKISFPNYESKASEPVKMYLSGEFGEKADSVNAYAASVLFSVDRFASFKTEWEEFYNNGGVVLSDRYTISNMIHQASKIRDREEREKYLDWLVDLEWNKIGIPKPDLVFFLDIPFEFSQKLMKDRKNKITGEKIKDIHEQDVEYLRNAYNIAKELAEMYKWHVVDCVENEKLKSIEEINDRMMKIILEKGI, from the coding sequence ATGGGAAAACTTATAATTATAGAGGGTACTGACGGAAGTGGAAAACAGACGCAGACAGGACTTTTATATGAAAAATTGTGTGAAATAAAAGGCAGGGAAAAAGTAAGGAAGATATCTTTTCCAAATTATGAAAGTAAAGCTTCTGAGCCTGTAAAAATGTATCTTTCAGGAGAGTTTGGGGAAAAGGCTGACAGTGTGAATGCCTATGCGGCTTCAGTTCTATTTTCGGTAGACAGGTTTGCTTCATTTAAGACAGAATGGGAAGAATTCTATAATAATGGCGGTGTTGTACTGAGTGACAGGTACACAATTTCCAACATGATTCATCAGGCATCTAAAATTAGGGACAGGGAAGAGAGGGAAAAATATCTTGACTGGCTGGTGGATCTGGAATGGAATAAAATAGGGATTCCAAAGCCGGATTTAGTGTTTTTTCTGGATATACCCTTTGAATTTAGCCAGAAACTTATGAAGGACAGAAAAAATAAAATAACAGGAGAGAAAATAAAGGATATACATGAGCAGGATGTTGAATATTTAAGAAATGCCTACAATATAGCAAAAGAACTGGCAGAAATGTATAAATGGCATGTTGTGGACTGTGTGGAAAATGAAAAACTGAAAAGCATTGAAGAAATAAATGACAGAATGATGAAAATTATTCTGGAGAAAGGGATATAG
- the aspS gene encoding aspartate--tRNA ligase, producing the protein MYRNYKLNELRIENAGEEVVLSGWISKIRDKGHFVFIDLRDRYGVTQIFVNEEVSGKEMLEKAKKYKNEWVIKVKGTVVERSSKNPNIPTGDIEVQPKEIEILSQAKQLPFEIDETGNLNENIRLTYRYLDIRRPKMLNNIIKRNDMLFSIRKFMNEKGFLDVDTPILAKATPEGARDFIVPSRTNKGDFYALPQSPQLFKQILMVAGIDKYYQLAKCFRDEDLRADRQPEFTQLDVEMSFVEQEDVINVMEELAKRVFKDVTGHEVTEKFERMSYDDAMNNYGSDKPDLRFDMKLIDLSEETANAGFSVFENAVKEGGKVKAVVAPEGEKFSRKHIKDLEDYVKTYFKAKGLAYIKIDEKGEVNSPIAKFFSEETMKKIIEKLGIKNNEIALILADSYKTVHYGLGALRLKLGEDLGLIDKDAYKFLWVVDFPMFEWSEEENRYKAQHHPFTSIKAEDRKYLDTDELDKIKTDSYDMVLNGYEIGGGSIRIYDEELQEKVFEKLGLGKEEQQEKFGFFLEVLKYGVPPHGGLAFGIDRWLMAMLKESSIKEVIPFPKTNKGQDLMTGAPAGVEESVLEEDLRLKLLEIEK; encoded by the coding sequence ATGTATAGAAATTATAAACTAAATGAATTGAGGATAGAAAATGCTGGCGAGGAAGTAGTCCTGTCAGGATGGATTTCAAAGATAAGGGATAAAGGGCATTTTGTATTTATTGATTTAAGGGATAGATACGGAGTTACACAGATATTTGTAAATGAAGAAGTTTCAGGAAAAGAAATGCTTGAAAAAGCAAAAAAATATAAAAATGAATGGGTAATAAAAGTAAAAGGTACAGTTGTGGAAAGAAGCAGCAAGAATCCTAATATTCCTACAGGAGATATTGAAGTGCAGCCTAAGGAAATAGAAATTCTGAGTCAGGCAAAGCAGCTTCCTTTTGAAATAGATGAAACAGGAAATCTGAATGAGAATATAAGGCTTACATACAGATATCTTGATATAAGAAGACCAAAAATGCTGAATAATATAATCAAAAGAAATGATATGCTCTTTTCAATAAGAAAATTTATGAATGAAAAGGGATTTCTTGATGTGGATACTCCAATACTGGCAAAGGCTACACCTGAAGGGGCAAGAGACTTTATAGTGCCAAGCAGAACAAATAAGGGGGATTTTTATGCACTGCCTCAGTCACCTCAACTGTTCAAGCAGATTCTGATGGTTGCGGGAATTGATAAATACTATCAGCTTGCGAAATGTTTCAGGGATGAGGATTTGAGGGCAGATAGACAGCCTGAATTTACTCAGCTTGATGTGGAAATGTCCTTTGTGGAGCAGGAAGATGTAATAAATGTAATGGAAGAACTGGCTAAAAGAGTATTTAAGGATGTAACAGGACATGAAGTAACGGAAAAATTTGAAAGAATGTCCTATGATGATGCAATGAATAACTACGGTTCTGATAAACCGGACCTGAGATTTGACATGAAACTTATAGATTTGTCAGAAGAAACAGCAAATGCAGGTTTTTCAGTATTCGAAAATGCAGTAAAAGAAGGTGGAAAGGTAAAAGCTGTCGTAGCACCTGAAGGAGAAAAATTTTCAAGAAAACATATAAAGGATCTGGAAGATTATGTGAAAACCTACTTTAAGGCAAAAGGACTGGCTTATATAAAGATAGATGAAAAAGGGGAAGTGAACTCTCCTATTGCTAAATTTTTCAGTGAAGAGACAATGAAAAAGATTATTGAAAAACTTGGTATAAAGAATAATGAAATTGCACTGATTCTGGCAGACAGCTACAAAACTGTACATTACGGACTGGGAGCATTGAGATTAAAACTCGGAGAAGATCTTGGTCTGATAGACAAAGATGCTTACAAATTCTTATGGGTAGTGGACTTTCCAATGTTTGAATGGAGCGAAGAAGAAAACAGATATAAGGCTCAGCATCATCCATTTACTTCCATAAAAGCTGAAGATAGAAAATATCTGGATACAGATGAACTGGATAAGATAAAGACAGATTCCTATGATATGGTGTTAAATGGTTATGAAATTGGTGGTGGAAGCATAAGAATTTATGATGAGGAATTACAGGAGAAGGTATTTGAAAAACTTGGACTTGGGAAAGAGGAACAGCAGGAAAAATTTGGATTCTTCCTTGAAGTGCTGAAATATGGGGTACCGCCTCATGGGGGACTGGCATTTGGTATAGACAGATGGCTCATGGCAATGCTGAAGGAATCTTCAATAAAAGAAGTGATACCGTTTCCTAAAACAAACAAAGGACAGGATCTTATGACAGGGGCACCTGCAGGAGTTGAAGAAAGTGTACTTGAAGAAGATCTGAGACTGAAACTTCTGGAAATAGAAAAATAG
- a CDS encoding toxin-antitoxin system YwqK family antitoxin — protein MKKMLILMTGLLMLSCGPSKKDINKGKISGTDITELQVIEDKFYRYGEEKPFTGKIIVRDDEDRVETVEEVKDGVIDGKFESYYETGKLKEEYSIKNDKIEGQYKWYGKDGSIEISAVYKNNERESEQAISTKDKKPFTGTYTETYENGNISQTIKFSDGKREGETIFYYDSGKIRERIPYSNGLREGNYFYYNTAGEVIGKGIFVNDKREGQWLVYDEDEKTLIEKVYSGGLEEGPYKVYYEDGKLRAEGTYRAGKLEGVYKSYYPNGTVETEVNYANGKREGAYKINYESNKPKESGTYKDDKIIGDVTVLHENGAKLADLHYTQDGKKTGKWTYLYPGGQLQQEFTYENDRPVGKYRKLYESGKTAEEGQYKNGLLDGEVKLFYENGQVASKVKFVRNSKEGEAVSYYENGKEKEKGVFRHDKYEGKVTVWYDNGEVAVEQNFKNGLLEGEYKEFYKGKKPKIIANYVKGKEEGTYTILYENGQKQVVSQFKDGLAEGEWIYYYQNGKENKKVRFVKGQKEGKQEEFYENGGKKLESEFKDGKETGQWTVYFENGKVSTTFSYTDGLLNGPVVINDDKGVKIVEGNYKNGKEDGKWIFYDESGKVKKTEEYELGKKK, from the coding sequence ATGAAAAAGATGTTGATTCTGATGACAGGACTGCTTATGCTCAGCTGCGGTCCGTCAAAAAAGGACATAAATAAGGGGAAGATATCAGGAACGGATATAACGGAGCTTCAGGTGATAGAAGACAAGTTCTACAGATATGGGGAAGAGAAGCCCTTCACAGGTAAAATAATAGTCAGGGATGACGAGGACAGGGTTGAAACTGTGGAAGAGGTAAAGGACGGAGTAATAGACGGGAAATTTGAGAGCTATTATGAGACAGGAAAGTTAAAGGAAGAATACAGCATAAAAAATGATAAGATAGAAGGACAGTATAAATGGTACGGGAAGGACGGAAGCATAGAAATATCGGCTGTATATAAGAATAATGAAAGGGAGTCGGAACAGGCCATATCTACGAAGGATAAGAAGCCTTTCACAGGAACCTATACTGAAACATATGAAAATGGAAATATCTCACAGACTATAAAGTTCAGTGACGGGAAAAGGGAAGGAGAAACGATATTCTATTATGACAGCGGAAAGATAAGGGAAAGAATACCTTATTCAAACGGACTCCGTGAAGGTAACTATTTCTACTACAATACGGCAGGTGAAGTCATAGGGAAGGGTATATTTGTAAATGACAAGCGTGAAGGACAGTGGCTGGTATACGATGAGGATGAGAAGACCCTGATAGAGAAGGTGTATTCAGGCGGACTAGAGGAAGGACCTTATAAGGTATACTATGAAGATGGAAAACTGAGGGCTGAAGGAACATACAGGGCAGGAAAGCTGGAAGGAGTATACAAGTCCTACTATCCTAACGGAACAGTTGAAACGGAAGTGAACTATGCCAATGGAAAGAGGGAAGGAGCATACAAAATAAACTATGAAAGCAATAAACCTAAGGAAAGCGGTACATACAAGGATGACAAAATTATAGGAGATGTGACGGTGCTTCATGAAAACGGAGCAAAACTTGCAGACCTTCACTATACACAGGACGGGAAAAAGACAGGTAAATGGACATATCTTTATCCGGGAGGACAGCTGCAGCAGGAATTCACATATGAGAATGACAGGCCTGTCGGAAAATACAGAAAACTTTATGAAAGCGGAAAGACAGCGGAGGAAGGTCAGTATAAGAATGGACTTCTTGATGGGGAAGTGAAGCTTTTCTATGAGAACGGTCAGGTTGCATCAAAAGTAAAATTTGTAAGAAACTCCAAAGAAGGAGAAGCAGTATCATACTATGAGAACGGTAAAGAAAAGGAAAAAGGAGTATTCAGACATGACAAGTACGAAGGGAAAGTAACAGTCTGGTATGACAATGGAGAAGTTGCAGTTGAACAGAACTTTAAGAACGGACTTCTTGAAGGGGAGTATAAGGAGTTCTATAAAGGAAAGAAACCTAAGATAATTGCCAACTATGTAAAAGGTAAGGAAGAGGGTACATACACTATACTTTATGAAAACGGACAGAAACAGGTGGTTTCACAGTTTAAGGATGGACTTGCAGAAGGAGAGTGGATATATTACTATCAGAACGGCAAGGAGAACAAGAAGGTAAGATTTGTTAAGGGACAGAAGGAAGGAAAGCAGGAAGAGTTCTATGAAAACGGTGGAAAGAAACTGGAATCAGAATTTAAGGACGGTAAGGAAACAGGTCAGTGGACGGTGTACTTTGAAAACGGAAAGGTATCTACTACATTCAGTTATACAGACGGACTTCTTAACGGACCGGTTGTTATAAATGACGACAAGGGAGTGAAGATAGTTGAAGGGAACTACAAAAATGGAAAAGAGGATGGTAAGTGGATATTCTATGATGAAAGCGGTAAAGTAAAGAAAACTGAAGAATACGAACTTGGTAAAAAGAAATAG
- a CDS encoding zinc ribbon domain-containing protein → MIILFGSKTMYKNMGTVGSYYCERCHNTSEWQFMQHRTWFTLFFIPVFPISGKHEYLQCPICSQAYRVPEEK, encoded by the coding sequence ATGATAATTCTTTTTGGAAGCAAAACAATGTATAAAAATATGGGAACAGTAGGTTCTTATTATTGTGAAAGATGCCATAACACTTCTGAATGGCAGTTTATGCAGCATCGAACGTGGTTCACGCTGTTTTTTATACCTGTATTTCCTATAAGCGGAAAACATGAATATTTACAATGTCCTATTTGCAGTCAGGCATACAGAGTTCCTGAAGAAAAGTAA